One segment of Paenibacillus sp. FSL R7-0337 DNA contains the following:
- a CDS encoding phosphoketolase family protein, translating into MGLTIEQVDYSSKTYLEKLDAYWRATNYISVGQLYLKDNPLLREPLKDADVKVKPIGHWGTIPGQNFIYAHLNRVITKYDLNMFYIEGPGHGGQVMVSNSYLDGSYTEIYPQITQDIPGLKKLFKQFSFPGGVASHAAPETPGSIHEGGELGYSLSHSVGSILDNPDLISAVVVGDGEAETGPLAASWLSNRFINPITDGAVLPILHLNGFKISNPTILSRMSREELTAYFAGNGWEAFFVEGENPDLMHPEMAKVLDTIVERIAAIQKNARENNDTTRPVWPMLVFRTPKGWTGPKAWDGVPNEGSFRAHQVPIPVDQKNMKHAPALLEWLNSYRPEELFDENGRLNADLAELLPTGDRRMGMNPVTNAGKLIKDLHKPNFRNYALDNSVPGQVIAQDMAVLGKYLKEVVTLNEENRNFRIFGPDETMSNRLGPVFEVTKRQWMDAIQEPQDEFLAPYGRVIDSQLSEHQAEGILEGYVLTGRHGFFASYEAFLRVVDSMITQHFKWLRKATDQTWREDIPSLNVIATSTVFQQDHNGYTHQDPGLLGHLADKKPEFIREYLPSDANSLLAVFDTILNDRQKINLIVSSKHPRPQWFSADEAQELVTKGLKIIDWASTDKGGEPDLVIASSGTEPTMEALAAISILHEKLPELKIRYINVVDLLKLRSQKLDPRGLSDEEFDQFFTKDKPVIFAFHGYEGLIKDLFFDRHNHNLHVHGYRENGDITTPFDMRVLNQMDRFDLTKEAVLSLPEASKYQSIADEMDAIVQKHHAYIREEGIDLPEVENWVWKALN; encoded by the coding sequence ATGGGATTAACAATCGAACAGGTGGATTATTCCTCGAAAACGTATCTGGAAAAGCTTGACGCTTACTGGCGTGCAACGAACTACATCTCCGTAGGCCAGCTTTATTTGAAGGATAATCCGTTGTTAAGAGAACCGCTGAAGGATGCAGATGTCAAAGTGAAGCCGATCGGACACTGGGGCACCATCCCTGGGCAGAACTTTATCTATGCGCACCTGAACCGTGTAATCACTAAATATGATCTCAACATGTTCTATATTGAAGGCCCGGGCCATGGCGGTCAGGTGATGGTATCGAACTCTTATCTGGACGGAAGCTACACTGAAATCTACCCCCAGATCACCCAAGACATCCCTGGTCTGAAAAAGCTGTTCAAGCAATTCTCTTTCCCTGGCGGTGTAGCCTCCCATGCTGCTCCTGAAACACCTGGATCCATTCACGAAGGCGGCGAACTGGGTTACTCCCTGTCGCACAGCGTGGGTTCGATTCTCGATAACCCTGATCTGATCTCTGCAGTAGTTGTAGGTGACGGCGAAGCAGAAACCGGCCCTCTGGCCGCTTCCTGGCTGTCCAACCGGTTCATCAACCCGATTACAGACGGTGCTGTATTGCCGATTCTGCATTTGAACGGCTTCAAGATCAGCAACCCTACCATCCTCTCCCGGATGAGCAGAGAAGAATTGACCGCATATTTTGCCGGAAATGGCTGGGAAGCATTCTTCGTAGAAGGCGAGAACCCGGATCTGATGCACCCGGAAATGGCGAAGGTGCTGGATACGATCGTAGAGAGAATTGCCGCAATTCAGAAGAATGCCCGTGAAAATAATGATACTACCCGTCCTGTATGGCCGATGCTGGTCTTCCGTACGCCTAAGGGCTGGACTGGTCCCAAAGCATGGGACGGCGTGCCGAATGAAGGCTCCTTCCGTGCCCACCAGGTGCCGATTCCGGTTGATCAGAAGAACATGAAGCATGCTCCGGCATTGCTTGAATGGCTGAACAGCTACAGACCTGAAGAATTGTTCGATGAGAACGGCCGTCTGAACGCGGATCTGGCTGAGCTGCTGCCAACCGGCGACAGACGTATGGGGATGAACCCTGTAACGAATGCCGGCAAGCTGATCAAAGACCTGCACAAGCCGAACTTCCGCAACTACGCCCTGGATAATTCCGTTCCGGGTCAAGTGATTGCACAGGATATGGCCGTGCTGGGGAAATACCTGAAAGAGGTTGTTACGCTCAACGAAGAGAACCGCAACTTCCGGATTTTTGGACCGGATGAGACTATGTCTAACCGTCTGGGACCTGTATTCGAAGTGACCAAGCGCCAATGGATGGATGCCATTCAGGAACCGCAGGATGAATTCCTTGCTCCATACGGCCGTGTCATTGACTCCCAGTTGTCTGAGCATCAGGCGGAAGGGATTCTGGAAGGGTATGTCCTGACTGGGCGCCACGGATTCTTCGCCAGCTATGAAGCGTTCCTGCGCGTGGTTGACTCGATGATTACCCAGCACTTCAAGTGGCTGCGTAAGGCGACAGATCAGACCTGGAGAGAAGATATTCCTTCCCTGAACGTGATCGCCACATCGACCGTATTCCAGCAGGACCATAACGGTTATACCCACCAAGATCCGGGTCTGCTCGGCCATCTGGCTGACAAGAAGCCTGAATTCATCCGTGAGTATCTGCCGTCCGATGCGAACAGCTTGTTGGCTGTCTTCGACACGATCCTGAATGACCGTCAGAAGATCAACCTGATTGTATCCTCCAAGCATCCGCGTCCGCAGTGGTTCTCGGCCGACGAAGCTCAGGAGCTGGTAACTAAAGGCCTCAAGATCATTGACTGGGCCAGCACCGACAAAGGCGGAGAGCCAGATCTCGTCATCGCTTCTTCGGGTACAGAACCAACTATGGAAGCCTTGGCTGCCATCTCGATCCTGCATGAGAAGCTGCCTGAGCTGAAGATCCGTTACATTAATGTAGTCGATCTGCTGAAGCTGAGAAGTCAGAAGCTTGATCCGCGCGGCTTGTCTGACGAGGAGTTTGATCAATTTTTCACAAAAGATAAACCGGTCATCTTCGCCTTCCACGGCTATGAAGGCCTGATCAAAGACCTGTTCTTCGACCGCCACAACCATAACCTGCATGTGCATGGCTACCGCGAGAACGGCGACATCACTACACCGTTCGATATGCGTGTCCTCAACCAGATGGACCGCTTCGACCTCACGAAGGAAGCTGTGCTGAGCCTGCCGGAAGCAAGCAAATACCAGTCCATCGCTGACGAGATGGATGCCATCGTGCAGAAGCATCATGCATACATCCGCGAAGAAGGCATTGACCTTCCAGAGGTTGAGAACTGGGTATGGAAGGCTTTGAACTAA
- a CDS encoding S-layer homology domain-containing protein produces MTTSKKWNKRGSRALAASLSIALVTANFAVLGPVAHAAVAENDGSEQIFTSDKYRSFTKDSGSVKLTFPELFITADPGEMMTGATVVINGYKQGDQITFVTTGTEITVKSGAGNGVYILEGGASTAEYQSVLENAEFTMTSPGERSLTFGLGPVPAFNKNGHFYEYVSETSITWPKAKADAEKKSYYGRQGYLVTITDPDENAFIVDKTPVIGWIGGKDVARAVDGNGRATQNVSTLQSIGKYNGYGDWRWVTGPEGMVQYEGKSGLPFYKGYNINGKNDDTATVPNVTDATYGPMYANWATGEPNDATFEHVVHIYSSGQYKSKWNDYAIDNAVNAYLVEYGGMPGDSTTSINTTITLLDKTPLKTDATTAQGYLNTAPQTYTKESLAVLQKATDAANAVLDNDHATPEEIEAARKGLEDAIAGLVKQPPVADSASYTAGSNNQVSIKFDKDIKFNADDADTTDDFRVTLDGKLVDVTKAVVSDEDPSVIILTLASPLSNDPVVRIEYNAAESAIEAQTPGKEPVSVFTLIANGPFGDSLQIQEPANGTEVYGADFPLPVTGQAALDSVVTAAVYKVDVHPNAYLFDLEVGITVTDDVYKWDTKLPGPLAPGSYHVAVTSTKTFGDEVRKETKLVPFTVPQLELTHVAVNEGQPDHAVLTFNQPVGSALTDADFTGLTVDGRKVIAVKSVQGDKVEVVLEEALGPDDALVVGYDPAAGNVTAEGNVLNELKPIQAGDQSGITKDNNVIPLQLVAAYPEAGKLKLVFNKPINDLTDLSGFTYGGVPLKEPFEINGNELIVSIPEDHKGGLLSYDPELGNVTENGNKNNPLTGLQPGIDLGGDSKYISEAGKLPENGLGLSVGDKPVSLSPGFQPDVPSGYQATVPNETGTIALNLAPAGDNDTLRKVSLNGVEVPDGDWSKLPLQEGLNIIQVDIVDAKRPGVKLGQYQIQVIRASGKLVSLEPSSGTLQPEFKPETTSYDVTVGNSVYEMSFKPVTLDPGAVVTLSITGEAPVEVKNGEWSKALPLKVGKNEVLVTVKDSAGGTNTYTMIITREQPVSSGGGSGPAPAPDTTKTELIQVDVAIGGANAVGITKVPVQRTTHSNGTITDLVRFTKDKAEEAVKKAKETGQSIARVVIPDAADNVSEVNVQIPAETAKLLKENGIVLEIYTENAIVRVPNESLEGTLQDFYFRLVPVRSATERNEIEKRATLEAVVREVAKDNKIEVVARPMTIETNLSSRAVTLILPLRDVKLPANEAARNAFLAQLGIFIEHTDGTKEVVKGKAVTYKEGLLGLEFSVSKFSTFTIINFNNQSPATHVSYIVGFPDGEFKPDDRVTRSQMALMLARNLGYDASAAVGNLPFPDVAVRHYAAAAIAFVNTQGLMKGDPAGKFRGNAPITRAEMAAAAANYLKLAVPADGKSSMSDTTGHWAQGVIEANVKAGLLKGYPDGSFKPNAYLTRAEAVVIVNQMFGRGPLHGADAVKFPDVSKNHWAYLDIQEAVIDHQYRIDSEQKEQRVTE; encoded by the coding sequence ATGACAACATCGAAGAAATGGAATAAAAGAGGTTCCCGCGCTCTGGCAGCCTCGTTGTCGATTGCGCTGGTTACTGCCAACTTTGCTGTGCTTGGGCCAGTGGCCCATGCGGCTGTAGCGGAGAATGACGGCTCGGAACAAATTTTCACTTCAGATAAGTACCGGAGCTTCACCAAGGATAGCGGATCGGTAAAATTAACCTTCCCGGAGCTATTTATAACCGCAGATCCTGGTGAAATGATGACGGGCGCAACGGTTGTCATTAACGGGTACAAGCAGGGTGACCAGATTACGTTCGTAACAACTGGTACAGAAATTACAGTTAAATCCGGCGCGGGGAACGGTGTCTATATATTAGAAGGCGGAGCTTCAACTGCAGAGTATCAGAGCGTATTGGAAAATGCCGAATTCACTATGACATCACCAGGAGAGCGCAGTCTGACCTTCGGCCTTGGTCCTGTCCCGGCCTTTAATAAAAACGGCCATTTCTATGAGTATGTGTCAGAAACTAGCATCACGTGGCCGAAAGCCAAGGCGGATGCCGAGAAGAAGAGTTATTATGGACGCCAGGGGTATCTGGTGACGATTACTGACCCGGATGAGAACGCTTTTATTGTCGATAAGACTCCAGTAATTGGCTGGATTGGCGGGAAAGATGTAGCCCGGGCGGTAGACGGGAACGGAAGGGCCACCCAAAATGTCTCTACCTTGCAGAGCATTGGGAAATATAACGGCTACGGCGATTGGCGCTGGGTAACCGGACCGGAAGGAATGGTGCAATACGAAGGCAAATCCGGACTTCCTTTCTACAAGGGGTATAACATTAATGGAAAAAATGATGATACTGCCACAGTTCCCAATGTTACCGATGCAACATACGGCCCTATGTACGCTAACTGGGCTACGGGAGAACCCAATGACGCCACATTCGAGCATGTGGTCCATATTTATTCTAGCGGTCAATATAAAAGTAAATGGAACGATTATGCAATCGACAACGCAGTAAATGCCTACCTAGTTGAATACGGCGGCATGCCAGGAGATTCCACCACCAGCATTAACACAACCATTACACTGCTGGACAAAACACCGCTGAAAACGGATGCTACTACAGCGCAGGGCTATCTGAATACTGCTCCGCAGACCTATACAAAGGAGTCTCTGGCTGTTCTTCAAAAGGCAACAGATGCTGCCAACGCTGTTCTTGATAATGACCATGCTACCCCGGAAGAAATCGAAGCTGCCCGCAAGGGTCTGGAGGATGCAATTGCCGGGTTGGTTAAGCAGCCGCCGGTAGCTGACAGCGCAAGCTATACAGCCGGAAGCAACAATCAGGTGTCTATCAAGTTCGACAAGGACATCAAGTTTAACGCGGACGATGCGGATACTACAGATGACTTCAGAGTAACATTGGACGGAAAATTGGTCGATGTTACGAAGGCTGTAGTATCCGACGAAGATCCAAGTGTCATTATTCTGACCCTGGCCAGCCCGTTGTCCAATGACCCTGTGGTTCGAATCGAATACAATGCCGCAGAGTCGGCAATCGAGGCTCAGACGCCGGGGAAGGAGCCAGTGTCCGTCTTTACGCTGATCGCTAACGGTCCGTTCGGTGACTCTTTGCAGATTCAAGAGCCTGCGAACGGAACCGAGGTATACGGAGCAGACTTCCCGCTCCCGGTAACCGGACAAGCTGCACTGGACTCGGTAGTTACGGCTGCCGTCTATAAAGTGGACGTTCATCCTAATGCCTATCTGTTCGATCTTGAAGTAGGCATTACGGTAACTGATGATGTCTATAAGTGGGACACCAAGCTGCCGGGACCGCTGGCACCAGGGTCCTACCATGTAGCGGTGACTTCTACCAAGACATTCGGTGATGAGGTAAGAAAAGAAACGAAGCTGGTACCGTTCACCGTGCCGCAGCTGGAATTGACTCATGTGGCGGTAAATGAAGGACAGCCGGATCATGCTGTGCTGACGTTCAACCAGCCTGTAGGTTCTGCTTTGACCGATGCTGATTTCACCGGGCTTACCGTCGATGGACGGAAAGTGATTGCTGTGAAGTCCGTACAGGGCGATAAAGTAGAAGTCGTTCTGGAGGAAGCGCTCGGTCCAGATGATGCATTGGTCGTAGGGTACGACCCTGCTGCCGGCAATGTTACGGCTGAAGGCAATGTCTTGAACGAATTGAAGCCGATTCAGGCAGGCGACCAGTCCGGCATTACGAAGGATAATAATGTGATTCCGCTTCAGCTCGTTGCTGCTTATCCCGAAGCCGGCAAGCTCAAGCTGGTATTCAACAAGCCAATCAACGACTTGACCGATCTGTCAGGATTCACTTACGGCGGTGTGCCGCTTAAGGAGCCTTTTGAGATCAACGGCAATGAACTGATCGTGTCCATTCCGGAAGATCATAAGGGCGGACTGTTGAGCTACGATCCAGAGCTTGGCAACGTAACGGAGAATGGCAACAAGAATAACCCGCTTACGGGTCTGCAGCCGGGAATTGATCTTGGCGGAGATTCCAAGTATATCTCAGAGGCAGGCAAGCTGCCTGAGAACGGTCTGGGATTATCCGTTGGGGACAAGCCGGTATCCTTAAGTCCGGGCTTCCAGCCGGATGTACCAAGCGGCTATCAGGCGACCGTGCCTAACGAGACCGGTACCATCGCCCTGAATCTTGCCCCGGCAGGAGATAACGATACACTGCGCAAGGTTAGCCTGAACGGTGTAGAGGTCCCTGACGGTGACTGGAGCAAGCTGCCGCTTCAGGAAGGGCTGAACATCATTCAGGTGGATATTGTGGATGCGAAGCGTCCGGGCGTTAAGCTGGGCCAATACCAGATTCAGGTCATCCGCGCAAGCGGGAAGCTGGTCTCCCTGGAGCCTTCAAGCGGCACCCTGCAGCCGGAGTTCAAGCCTGAAACTACAAGTTATGATGTAACTGTAGGGAACAGTGTATATGAAATGTCATTCAAGCCGGTAACACTTGACCCGGGTGCGGTGGTAACACTCAGCATTACCGGTGAAGCGCCGGTAGAGGTGAAGAACGGCGAATGGAGCAAAGCGCTCCCTCTGAAAGTAGGCAAGAATGAAGTTCTGGTTACCGTCAAGGATTCCGCAGGTGGAACGAACACCTACACCATGATCATTACCAGAGAACAGCCTGTTTCCAGCGGCGGAGGCTCCGGCCCTGCTCCTGCTCCGGATACCACCAAAACCGAACTCATCCAGGTGGATGTAGCCATAGGCGGTGCCAATGCGGTGGGGATCACGAAGGTGCCGGTTCAGCGGACGACCCACAGCAACGGAACCATAACTGATCTGGTCCGCTTCACCAAGGATAAGGCTGAAGAAGCGGTGAAGAAGGCGAAAGAGACGGGACAAAGCATTGCCCGTGTAGTCATCCCGGATGCGGCGGACAATGTCAGCGAAGTGAATGTCCAAATTCCGGCGGAGACCGCCAAATTGCTGAAAGAAAATGGGATTGTACTGGAAATCTATACGGAGAACGCGATTGTGCGTGTTCCGAATGAATCGCTGGAAGGCACCTTACAAGACTTCTATTTCCGGCTGGTGCCGGTGAGAAGTGCAACAGAGCGGAATGAAATCGAGAAAAGAGCCACGCTCGAAGCTGTGGTCCGTGAAGTGGCCAAGGACAACAAAATCGAAGTGGTCGCCAGACCGATGACCATCGAGACGAACCTGTCCAGCCGCGCAGTAACCCTGATTCTGCCGCTAAGAGATGTGAAGCTGCCTGCGAATGAAGCGGCGCGTAATGCATTCCTGGCACAGCTCGGTATTTTCATTGAACATACCGACGGCACGAAAGAGGTTGTCAAAGGCAAAGCGGTTACCTATAAAGAGGGACTGCTTGGACTGGAATTCTCGGTAAGCAAATTCAGTACCTTTACGATTATCAACTTCAATAATCAGTCGCCTGCTACGCATGTATCCTATATCGTTGGCTTCCCGGATGGCGAATTCAAGCCGGACGATCGGGTAACGCGCTCGCAGATGGCACTCATGCTTGCCCGGAATCTGGGCTATGATGCTAGTGCGGCTGTAGGCAATCTTCCCTTCCCGGATGTCGCTGTCCGTCATTATGCGGCAGCAGCCATTGCCTTTGTGAATACACAGGGCTTGATGAAGGGTGATCCGGCCGGGAAATTCCGGGGGAATGCACCGATTACGAGAGCAGAGATGGCCGCTGCTGCTGCCAACTACCTGAAGCTTGCAGTACCGGCAGATGGTAAGTCCAGCATGAGCGACACCACCGGACATTGGGCACAAGGCGTCATTGAAGCCAATGTGAAGGCGGGCTTGCTCAAAGGCTACCCGGACGGCAGCTTCAAGCCGAATGCTTATCTGACCCGTGCGGAAGCTGTAGTCATTGTTAATCAGATGTTTGGCCGCGGTCCGCTCCATGGAGCAGATGCGGTGAAATTCCCGGATGTCTCCAAGAATCATTGGGCCTACCTGGATATCCAGGAGGCTGTCATCGACCATCAGTACCGGATCGACAGTGAACAGAAGGAACAACGGGTTACAGAATAA
- a CDS encoding GNAT family N-acetyltransferase has protein sequence MSIKQWSEDTISYDLNGEWSIRRAEPKEWGIYCSVYYNMEYNGFFREESYANPRRNAFWIYKGGSKVGGVRMSPNVIYHLFVIPPFNDSFGVLKQLKALLIHWSDRKEPIRTYEILPDQVHLYARAGFWPDEFRCRWMQRPTEYFHIKWEDDLRIESPEVEGTEDGGKRFILAEEIARCDFESFRGGLDATRRKQFALKDFIPGEDPNYSNEILTQASTLVFDNATDQLIANCRLCLQDDVAAVYSIGVNPAYRGRRLATRMLQRALTTLKGTYPLLRLYVMEGNDAESMYYNLGFKPGVQEIQKMYIPVD, from the coding sequence ATGAGTATAAAGCAATGGTCTGAAGATACGATATCCTACGATTTAAACGGTGAGTGGTCTATCCGAAGAGCAGAGCCCAAGGAGTGGGGAATATATTGCTCCGTCTATTATAACATGGAGTATAACGGTTTTTTTAGAGAGGAAAGCTATGCGAATCCGCGCAGGAATGCCTTTTGGATATACAAGGGGGGGAGCAAAGTCGGCGGAGTCCGGATGTCACCGAATGTGATCTACCATCTCTTTGTAATCCCGCCCTTTAACGATTCATTTGGAGTATTGAAGCAGCTTAAAGCGTTGTTGATTCATTGGTCTGACCGGAAGGAACCCATACGCACCTATGAGATTCTACCGGATCAGGTTCATCTGTATGCCCGGGCAGGCTTCTGGCCGGATGAATTCAGATGCCGCTGGATGCAGCGGCCTACAGAATATTTTCACATCAAATGGGAGGATGATCTGAGGATTGAGAGTCCAGAAGTGGAAGGGACTGAGGACGGAGGTAAAAGGTTCATTCTTGCAGAAGAGATTGCCCGTTGTGATTTTGAGAGCTTTAGAGGCGGACTGGATGCAACCCGGAGGAAGCAATTTGCTTTAAAAGATTTTATACCCGGTGAAGATCCTAATTACTCCAATGAAATATTAACGCAGGCTTCCACGCTGGTATTCGATAACGCGACAGATCAGCTCATTGCCAATTGCCGGCTGTGTCTCCAGGATGATGTGGCCGCAGTCTATAGCATTGGCGTTAATCCCGCTTATCGTGGGAGAAGATTGGCTACACGGATGCTGCAAAGAGCCCTTACCACTCTGAAGGGGACGTATCCGCTGCTGAGATTGTATGTAATGGAAGGAAATGATGCGGAATCTATGTACTACAATCTCGGGTTTAAGCCCGGGGTGCAGGAGATTCAGAAGATGTATATCCCGGTGGATTAA
- a CDS encoding GntR family transcriptional regulator — protein sequence MTQFVYKQIIADLKTKIFAGQYADMKLPDERSLSEAYQVSRSTIKRALMKMESSGIIFKKRGSGTFINPLYIKNDSIFNYEGSNLGVSDNFQMHGKKPEIKVLSFEVIRPTEELQRDLFLMPHDFVYKIVRLRLFEGAPFMIETGYIPIKIVQNLDQTIIEGSIFHYLEESRNLAVTKSFLSIFAEPSLPNDQELLHLKENEPVGIMEGIFFLDNGTPFEFSHMRFHYEYLKFNTFVSVH from the coding sequence ATGACCCAATTTGTCTACAAGCAGATTATTGCTGACCTCAAAACGAAGATCTTTGCCGGGCAGTACGCCGATATGAAGCTGCCGGATGAGCGCAGTCTCAGCGAGGCGTATCAGGTTAGCCGCAGTACCATTAAGCGTGCGCTGATGAAGATGGAGAGCTCGGGCATTATTTTCAAGAAACGCGGCTCCGGCACCTTCATCAATCCGCTATACATAAAGAACGATTCGATCTTCAATTACGAGGGCTCTAACCTGGGGGTGTCGGATAACTTCCAGATGCACGGCAAGAAGCCGGAGATCAAGGTGCTGAGCTTCGAGGTCATCCGGCCCACGGAGGAGCTTCAGCGGGATTTGTTCCTGATGCCCCATGATTTCGTGTATAAGATCGTGCGTCTGCGCCTGTTTGAAGGTGCGCCCTTCATGATTGAGACGGGATATATTCCGATCAAAATTGTGCAAAATCTCGACCAGACGATTATCGAGGGCTCGATTTTTCATTATCTGGAGGAGTCGCGCAATCTGGCGGTGACTAAATCCTTTTTGTCTATTTTTGCCGAGCCTTCGCTGCCGAATGACCAGGAGCTGCTCCATCTGAAGGAGAATGAACCCGTAGGGATTATGGAAGGAATCTTCTTCCTGGATAACGGCACGCCGTTTGAATTCTCGCATATGCGCTTCCATTATGAGTATCTGAAGTTCAACACGTTCGTGTCTGTGCATTAA
- a CDS encoding TIGR03915 family putative DNA repair protein → MFKPSALAYTYDGSFEGLLCCVFESYAWKETPLTIHSADAEQGLLLEAKWIETDKDKAARVLKSLPLRISREAEELVRLGFWSCAPEKEMLLLNFLYLGFQHGRKVMNMLADDTVNTLMKAVQQLRHEAHLYTGFVRFSVYGPVMAAVIEPQGYVLPVIQEHFCDRFQGESFMIYDQTHGAALIHEPGREAIVPLNGWTPPEPDETEEAYRRLWTGFYNAIGIKERYNDRLRSSLMPKRYWKHMVEMNGRGGVPVLSAGQRKRALQPEAPKTSSIPDIQLQPSDTKSAPQPST, encoded by the coding sequence ATGTTCAAGCCGTCCGCACTGGCGTATACCTATGATGGAAGCTTCGAGGGCCTGCTGTGCTGTGTGTTCGAGAGCTATGCCTGGAAGGAGACTCCGTTAACGATACATTCCGCAGATGCAGAGCAGGGGCTGTTGCTGGAGGCCAAATGGATCGAGACTGACAAGGACAAGGCAGCACGGGTACTGAAATCCCTGCCGCTGCGGATCAGCCGGGAAGCCGAAGAACTGGTGCGTCTGGGCTTCTGGAGCTGCGCTCCCGAGAAGGAAATGCTGCTGTTGAACTTCCTGTATCTCGGCTTCCAGCATGGCCGCAAGGTGATGAATATGCTGGCCGACGACACGGTGAACACACTAATGAAGGCCGTACAGCAGCTCCGGCATGAAGCGCATCTGTATACAGGCTTCGTCCGCTTCTCCGTATACGGACCGGTCATGGCCGCAGTCATTGAACCGCAGGGCTATGTGCTGCCTGTGATCCAGGAGCATTTCTGCGACCGGTTCCAGGGGGAGAGCTTCATGATCTACGATCAGACGCACGGAGCTGCGCTGATTCATGAGCCCGGACGGGAGGCCATCGTGCCGTTAAACGGCTGGACCCCGCCCGAGCCCGATGAGACGGAGGAAGCGTACCGCCGCTTATGGACTGGCTTCTACAATGCCATCGGCATCAAGGAGCGCTACAACGACCGGCTGCGTTCCTCACTGATGCCGAAGCGCTACTGGAAGCACATGGTGGAGATGAATGGAAGGGGCGGTGTGCCTGTACTTTCTGCGGGGCAGCGGAAGAGAGCATTGCAGCCGGAAGCGCCGAAGACCTCATCGATCCCGGACATCCAACTTCAACCATCGGATACAAAAAGCGCCCCGCAGCCATCAACATGA
- a CDS encoding response regulator translates to MKAILIDDEELALKALERQLHALGDFEIIGKYTDPLLGQQKVEETEADIVFLDIHLPELSGIELAERLLERRPDLQVVFVTAYDKYAIKAFELNALDYLLKPIHMDRLKLTVRRLNAQQKPGLAARATSAQTSWRMLMLDAFRIYEGSQELPSLQWRTAKAQEIFFYLLHHRGKVVSKATLIELIWADFDPDRAYPQLYTAVYHIRKMLEPFSRERILLQNTADGYLLKLDGICLDVDEFDRFIQAGLELSNDTLPEYERILKLFKSEYLEGYDYVWAELERQRFQLQWIRLKLNLVRWYMGNAEYEQAFKHIEQVCTRYPLEEQAQLLYMQISDSMGFHFLVQRQYVLLETVMEAEVAEKPSREIVKWYRDWDNKRQKG, encoded by the coding sequence ATGAAAGCAATCCTGATTGACGATGAAGAATTGGCACTAAAGGCTTTGGAACGCCAATTGCATGCGCTTGGTGATTTTGAGATTATCGGCAAATATACCGATCCGCTGCTAGGGCAGCAAAAGGTGGAGGAGACCGAGGCCGACATTGTGTTTCTCGATATCCATTTACCGGAGCTGAGCGGGATTGAGCTGGCGGAGAGGCTACTGGAGCGAAGACCCGATCTGCAGGTTGTATTCGTAACGGCATATGATAAGTATGCGATCAAGGCTTTTGAGCTGAATGCCCTGGACTATTTGCTTAAGCCGATTCATATGGACCGTCTGAAGCTTACAGTGCGGAGATTGAATGCTCAGCAGAAGCCTGGCCTGGCAGCCCGGGCAACGTCAGCGCAGACAAGCTGGAGGATGCTGATGCTCGATGCCTTCCGGATCTACGAAGGGAGTCAGGAGCTTCCGTCACTGCAATGGAGAACGGCGAAGGCGCAGGAAATCTTCTTTTATCTGCTGCATCATCGCGGCAAAGTGGTCAGTAAAGCGACTCTAATTGAGCTAATATGGGCTGATTTTGATCCGGACAGGGCCTATCCGCAGTTATATACCGCTGTGTATCATATCCGCAAAATGCTGGAGCCTTTCAGTAGAGAACGGATTCTCCTGCAAAATACGGCGGACGGCTATCTGCTCAAGCTGGATGGGATCTGCCTGGACGTTGATGAGTTTGACCGCTTTATCCAAGCGGGGTTAGAGCTGTCGAATGACACACTGCCTGAATATGAACGAATCCTGAAGCTGTTCAAGAGCGAATATCTGGAGGGGTACGATTATGTGTGGGCGGAGCTTGAACGGCAGAGATTCCAGCTGCAGTGGATTCGGCTCAAGCTGAATCTGGTCCGCTGGTATATGGGGAATGCAGAATATGAACAGGCCTTTAAGCATATTGAACAGGTGTGCACCCGCTATCCGTTAGAGGAGCAAGCGCAATTATTGTACATGCAAATATCGGATAGCATGGGCTTTCATTTTCTGGTGCAAAGACAATATGTATTACTGGAAACGGTTATGGAAGCAGAGGTTGCGGAGAAACCGAGCCGGGAGATTGTCAAATGGTATAGGGATTGGGACAACAAGCGTCAAAAAGGGTGA